A part of Thermococcus sp. SY098 genomic DNA contains:
- a CDS encoding ABC transporter ATP-binding protein, which translates to MAAVKVENLEKDYGKVKALKGISFEIKEGEIFGLIGPNGAGKSTTLKILATLLIPTGGRAEVYGYDVVSEADEVRKLISYLPEEAGAYKNLTGYEYLEFMAKLYAKTGKSVEEMLKFGVKIAGLGERIHDKVATYSKGMTRKLLLARALMVMPKLAILDEPASGLDIVNAYAIRQTIKRFAREEGVTFLISSHNMLEVEFLCDKVALINKGVIVDIGTPKELKEKYNAENLEEVFMKAVGVKL; encoded by the coding sequence ATGGCGGCGGTAAAAGTTGAAAATCTCGAAAAAGACTATGGAAAAGTTAAAGCTCTAAAAGGGATAAGCTTTGAGATTAAAGAAGGAGAGATTTTTGGCTTGATTGGACCTAACGGTGCTGGAAAATCAACAACCCTCAAGATCTTAGCTACCCTTCTAATACCAACCGGAGGAAGAGCTGAGGTTTATGGGTATGATGTTGTGAGTGAGGCTGATGAGGTCAGAAAGCTCATTAGTTATCTCCCAGAGGAAGCTGGGGCATACAAAAATCTCACCGGATACGAATACTTGGAGTTCATGGCAAAGCTTTATGCAAAGACTGGAAAAAGCGTTGAAGAAATGCTGAAGTTTGGCGTCAAAATAGCGGGACTTGGGGAAAGAATTCACGACAAAGTCGCAACTTATTCAAAAGGTATGACAAGAAAGCTTCTGCTTGCAAGGGCCTTAATGGTCATGCCAAAGCTTGCCATTCTTGACGAGCCTGCAAGCGGTCTTGATATAGTAAACGCTTACGCAATTAGACAGACAATCAAAAGATTTGCAAGAGAGGAGGGAGTTACATTTCTCATCTCAAGCCACAACATGCTCGAGGTTGAATTCCTGTGCGACAAGGTGGCTTTGATAAACAAAGGCGTCATCGTTGATATTGGCACTCCCAAAGAGCTGAAAGAGAAGTACAACGCCGAAAACCTCGAAGAAGTCTTCATGAAAGCCGTGGGGGTGAAATTATGA